The stretch of DNA TGGCTGATACATTGCAACAGTATCACGATACAGCGCGCGCGGCCCGCGAAGCGGGTATTGGTGTTAATGCCGGGCATGACCTCAACCTGCATAACCTTGCCGGCTTGTTGGAAGGCGGACTGATTCAGGAAGTGTCCATTGGACATGCATTGATCGTTGAGTCTCTGGAGCAGGGCATGGACACGGTATTGGACCGTTATCTGGCAATCACGCGACATGCCAGATAAGCCGCCGCTTTATTACGGCTACTGGATTATTCTGGCCGCCTTTGTCACTCAGTTCGTGGCAATCGGCATGCAGAACTATGTCATTGGGCCGTTCACCACCCCCATGATTGATGAGTTTGGCTGGACGCGTGCCGAGTTCACCTCGGCCCGATCGATCGGGCAGATGGTGGCAGCTTTCACTGGCTTTTTTATTGGCGCAGGGGTGGATCGCTTTGGCGGTAGACCCTTTATTCTGATAGGCATGATTGTTCTGTCGGTTGCCCTGTTTTCACTGGGCAGTGTTCAGTCATTGTCGCAGTGGATAATCATCAACGGTGTGGCGCTGACCATTGGTTCAGCCATGATCGGCAATCTGGTGGTTAACGTTACGCTGGGCAAGTGGTTTGTTGTGCAGCGTGGTCGTGCTGTGGCGCTGGCGGCCATGGGTATTTCCCTGAGTGGCGTGTTGCTGCCGCCGGTCACGACCTGGCTGGTGGATGTGTTTGGCTGGCGCGAGGCCTGGCACGTGCTGGGAATTGCTGCCGCTTTGCTGATCTTTCCTGCCGCTCTGGTGATCCGGCGCAGTCCGGAAGATTATGGTATGAATCCGGATGGCCGCAGCGCCGAACAAATGGCCACTGAACTGGGCGACATGGCGCGCATGGATTACGCGACTTCCATGACTCGACGTCAAGCCATGCGAACCGGGCGTTTTTATACGTTGGTTGTGGCCTTCGGTCTGTTTCAGATTTCGATAACGGTGATGCTGCTACAGACTGTGCCTTTTATGACCGATGCCGGTTATTCTCGACTGGTAGCCGCATCCATGATCTCATTGACATCTATCCCGGCTTTCATCAGCAAACCGTTTTGGGGCATTCTGATTGATCGCTACAGCGCCAGGCCCCTGGCGGCGATTGGTGCCGGTATCACTGGATTTTCACTGATCATCATTGTGCTGGCGGTGCAGGTAAAAAATGATCTGCTGGTCTATGCAGCGTTTCTGTTAATGGGTGTTGGCTGGGGCGGACTGGTTCCGCTTCAGGAAGTTATCTGGGCAACCTTCTTCGGCCGTCGCTATCTGGGTTCGGTGCGGGCGACTGCCATGCCATTTACGTTTGCGCTGACGGCTCTGGGTCCGATTATGGCTGCGGCATATTATGACCGCGCAGGCAATTACGATAATGCATTTCTGGTCATGGCCTGCTGTAATCTGGTGGCGGCAGTGGTGTTGATGCTGATTTCGGACAAACGACCGGCCCGTTCAGAGCATTGATTCAAGCACCGGCCAGACGATGTCGACAATCATGGGCTGGGCTTCGGCAGTTGGGTGGATGCCGTCATCCTGCATCCATTGCGGATGATCAGCAATGCCGTCCAGCAGGAAAGGAATCAGTTCAGTGCCATACTGCTCGGCCAGCTCCTGATATTGAGCATAAAAAGGCTCTGTGTAGCGTGGCCCGTAGTTGGGCGGAATCTGGATGCCGACCAGCAACACCCTTGCGCCGGCCTGTTGGCTCAGCTCAATCATCTCTTGCAGATTACTGCGTATTGCTGCCACCGGCAGGCCTC from Pseudohongiella spirulinae encodes:
- a CDS encoding MFS transporter, with product MPDKPPLYYGYWIILAAFVTQFVAIGMQNYVIGPFTTPMIDEFGWTRAEFTSARSIGQMVAAFTGFFIGAGVDRFGGRPFILIGMIVLSVALFSLGSVQSLSQWIIINGVALTIGSAMIGNLVVNVTLGKWFVVQRGRAVALAAMGISLSGVLLPPVTTWLVDVFGWREAWHVLGIAAALLIFPAALVIRRSPEDYGMNPDGRSAEQMATELGDMARMDYATSMTRRQAMRTGRFYTLVVAFGLFQISITVMLLQTVPFMTDAGYSRLVAASMISLTSIPAFISKPFWGILIDRYSARPLAAIGAGITGFSLIIIVLAVQVKNDLLVYAAFLLMGVGWGGLVPLQEVIWATFFGRRYLGSVRATAMPFTFALTALGPIMAAAYYDRAGNYDNAFLVMACCNLVAAVVLMLISDKRPARSEH